The Chryseobacterium phocaeense genome includes the window GGAATGTGACGAGGATTTTTATTCCGGAAGATTTTGTGATCGACAGACTTTTTGAAAACTTCCTGGGATTCCAGGATATTATCAATCATAATAAATACGCCAACAATTATGATTACAACAGGGCGGTTTATCTTCTGAACCTGGACAAGTTCTGGGATAATAATTTTGTGATGCTTAAAGAGGATGAAAAATTGTTCAGCCCGCTTTCCGTGATTAATTTCAGCAGATATTCATCGTTGGATGATGTTAAAAGTTTTATTACGGAAAATGAAGAAAATATTCAGTGTGTTGTTGCTAGAAATACGCTGGGACTGGATTCCGTAGCATTCGGTGAAGCGCAACATCCCTCTTTGGATACATATGCAGATAACGTAGATACGATGAAGTTTTTAGAAGTGGTCTGATTTTCGTACCTTAACTCACTTGTTTCACCAAATAAAAAATAGCATCATGAAAAAAATATGTCTGGGACTTATTATTCTTTTTTCACAGCTGGCTTTTGCCCAGAAAGTGACAGGATTAAAAGTTGAAAAAGCTCAAAAGGAAATTCCAGCACAGCTGACTAAAGAAAAGATCAGTCTCTACAATGATAATTTCCTTAAGTTCGTCGAAGCGCTTAAAGTTTCGGACCGTCCGGCTGTTGATGCCCTGTTGTCCGATAAAGTAAAGGAAATCGTTACCGATGATATTCTGAAAAAAGTGAAGGAGGGTTTTGATATCAATAAAAAGCTCGAAATTTTAAAAACAGGTTACCATAAACTGATGGATGGTTCCAGTCTTCCGAGTATCAATTACAAATATGCAGGCGACGCCTCTTCCAAAGAGGTGATTATGGCTGTATTTGAGGAAGATGGAAAGATCCTTGGGGTAATGCCTGCGAAAAAGACAAAATAATTTATTAAAAAACATATTAACTATGATGACAGATGCGTTGGTTGCCCATTCTTCAGATTTGGAGAAAGCGGCGTTTTACAGGAAGACTTACCTGCATGTTGCTCTATCGATCCTGGCTTTTATCGGGGTTGAAACTATTTTATTAAAAACCGTACCGGTAGAAATCATTGCGATGATGTTCCAGCAGAAATATACCTGGCTGCTGATTATCGGTGTTTTCTGGCTGGCTTCCATGCTGGCTTCGAAATGGTCGCTTTCACAAAGCAGAACTACCCAGTATTTCGGATTAGGATTTTATATTATCCTGGAAGCGGTAATTTTTATGCCTATGATTTACATTGCTGCGGGAATGCAGGGCGGCGGAAATATTATTTTTCAGGCAGCGATGCTTACCATTGCTATGTTTGCAGGGCTTTCTGCCGTAGCTTTTACCTCGAAGAGAGATTTTTCATTCTTAAGAAATATTATCATTATCGGAGGTTTTCTTTCCATCGGGCTGATTGTGGCAGGTGCTATTTTCGGATTCAATCTTGGACTTTGGTTCTCGGTAGGAATGGTGCTTCTGGCTTCCGCAAGCATCCTTTATGAAACCAGTAAACTTAAAGATGTCTACACGACAGGGCAGTATGTAGGTGCTTCTTTGCAGCTTTTTGCTTCTATTATGCTGTTGTTCTGGTACATTCTTAGGATTTTGATGAGCAGAAGAAGTTAAATAGTAATGGGTTAGGCGAAGAAAGCTGAGAAAGCAAAGGAAGCTCATTAGCAAATTTGCCTTTAGCTTTTTAGCCTCATACAAAAGATAACAGTCCCGGTGATCTATTCACCGGGATTTTTTTTGTAATTTGGGAAACATCTTAATCATGAACTTAGTATGGAAACAAAATTCGAAGGTGGCGTTAATATTGCCATAAAAATTCCTAAAAATAAATATGAACAGACAGTTACTTTTTACCGGGATGTCTTAAAGCTGCCGGTAGAAGAAAAACCGATTGATAACCCGACGGTCTCAAGAACACATGAAGTGAAATTCGGCGGGAATACCGTCTGGTTAGATTGTGTGGATAATTATACCCATTCGGAAACCTGGCTGGAATTAACTGTTCCTGATGTACCCGATGCCATTTCTCATCTTAAAGAGCATCAGGTGGAAACCTGTGATGAGTTTGAAAAACTTCCCGATAATATGCACTGGATTACAGATCCTGCGGGAACGGTTTTTATAGTGAAACAGAAGGATTAGTTAAACACAAATATCACAAATGCTTTCACAAATACCGCTATTGAAGGCCTGAATTATTCGTGTTATTTGTATGGAAATTAGTGCTATTAGTGTTTTAGAAAACGGAAAGAAGAAATAATTCCTCAATCTCTTAATTTTCCCAAATCTCTTAATCCAAAAAATCCCGATGATCATCACCTGGATTTTATGGTTATCTTCACTCAAATTTTTGAATGATTCAATACAAGATTATTTGTCAATAGATCCTAAAACCTTTTGCGCGAAAGAGTTTAAAGCATCCTTTTCACTCATTCCGTTCTGAACATTCGCGTGTACTTCAAGAGCACCACAGATATTGGTGATCAGTTCTCCGGCTACATTCAGGTCTTCTTCCGTTGTTCCTCTGAACTCGCTGAAGCTTTCAAGAACTTCCAGTGTTTTTTCAAGGTTTTCAGGCGTCTGGTTCTGATAAAACTGTCTGATTACGGGTAACTTCATTTATGATAATTCATTAAAAAGGTTAATTAAACTTTCAGCCTGGTTGCTTTGTACCTGATTCACCAACTGACCGTTTTTAAAAACTGCAAAAGTGGGAAGGTTGTCAACCGTTGCTAGCTTTCTGCTTTCAGGAAGTTTCTCGGCATCCACATACAAAAACGGAATTTCTTCGTTCTCGGATGCTAATTTTTTGAATTTTGGCTTCATGATTCTGCAGTTTCCGCACCATGTTGCGCCATACTGAACAACTACTTTTTCATTGTCGTTCACAATATTCTGTAACGTATCTTCTGTTAATTCTGTGTACATGTTGTTGATGTGTTAATGTGTTGATTTGGAGATGTGTTGATGAGCAAATTTGCAAATAAACCAATTTGCTTTTAAGGAATGAGATAATTTGAAATGACCACAAATGTTTCATCAGCAAATTATCTCATTACCTCATTAGCACATTATATTAGTTCTT containing:
- a CDS encoding peptidylprolyl isomerase → MKKICLGLIILFSQLAFAQKVTGLKVEKAQKEIPAQLTKEKISLYNDNFLKFVEALKVSDRPAVDALLSDKVKEIVTDDILKKVKEGFDINKKLEILKTGYHKLMDGSSLPSINYKYAGDASSKEVIMAVFEEDGKILGVMPAKKTK
- a CDS encoding thioredoxin family protein — translated: MYTELTEDTLQNIVNDNEKVVVQYGATWCGNCRIMKPKFKKLASENEEIPFLYVDAEKLPESRKLATVDNLPTFAVFKNGQLVNQVQSNQAESLINLFNELS
- a CDS encoding DUF6952 family protein, producing the protein MKLPVIRQFYQNQTPENLEKTLEVLESFSEFRGTTEEDLNVAGELITNICGALEVHANVQNGMSEKDALNSFAQKVLGSIDK
- a CDS encoding VOC family protein — encoded protein: METKFEGGVNIAIKIPKNKYEQTVTFYRDVLKLPVEEKPIDNPTVSRTHEVKFGGNTVWLDCVDNYTHSETWLELTVPDVPDAISHLKEHQVETCDEFEKLPDNMHWITDPAGTVFIVKQKD
- a CDS encoding Bax inhibitor-1/YccA family protein, which gives rise to MMTDALVAHSSDLEKAAFYRKTYLHVALSILAFIGVETILLKTVPVEIIAMMFQQKYTWLLIIGVFWLASMLASKWSLSQSRTTQYFGLGFYIILEAVIFMPMIYIAAGMQGGGNIIFQAAMLTIAMFAGLSAVAFTSKRDFSFLRNIIIIGGFLSIGLIVAGAIFGFNLGLWFSVGMVLLASASILYETSKLKDVYTTGQYVGASLQLFASIMLLFWYILRILMSRRS